In Candidatus Methylacidiphilales bacterium, a single genomic region encodes these proteins:
- a CDS encoding exopolysaccharide biosynthesis protein: protein MQQDSRSHIFRDRKLSDALREILQEEEKHHLQIEDFVARLEGRGVPMMIMMIALPFCQPIPLLGLSTPLGLLLVILGVRVCGGWDVWYPKSIAQRDLPVKFISLMRRYALPWAEWIERWVKPRLYLFSHHVWARRLIGLNVMGLGVLLALPLPIPFSNVIAAWPVVFLALGMIERDGIVIALGHALSLAAYAFFVVVMVVGVEIFRKWLLG, encoded by the coding sequence ATGCAGCAGGATTCGAGAAGCCATATTTTTCGTGATAGAAAGCTTTCTGATGCGCTGCGGGAAATCTTGCAGGAGGAGGAGAAGCATCATTTGCAAATAGAGGATTTTGTGGCACGGCTTGAGGGAAGGGGCGTGCCGATGATGATCATGATGATAGCTTTGCCTTTTTGTCAGCCGATTCCGTTGCTTGGTTTATCCACGCCGCTTGGGCTTTTATTGGTGATTCTCGGTGTCAGAGTGTGCGGCGGCTGGGACGTATGGTATCCTAAGAGCATAGCTCAGCGTGATTTGCCTGTGAAATTTATCTCACTTATGCGACGGTATGCGTTGCCGTGGGCTGAGTGGATTGAGCGATGGGTTAAGCCGAGGTTATATCTTTTTTCGCATCATGTGTGGGCGCGGCGATTGATCGGTCTGAATGTGATGGGACTGGGCGTCTTACTGGCACTGCCATTGCCTATACCTTTTAGCAATGTGATTGCAGCGTGGCCTGTGGTGTTCTTAGCCCTGGGAATGATCGAGCGAGATGGGATCGTTATAGCCCTAGGCCATGCCTTGAGCTTAGCCGCTTATGCATTTTTTGTGGTGGTGATGGTTGTCGGGGTCGAAATTTTTCGAAAGTGGCTACTAGGCTAA
- a CDS encoding NAD-dependent epimerase/dehydratase family protein, with protein sequence MAKLFITGVSGFLGYHLIPRLLKNGYSITAWVRSKNAGDRLEKIFGIDYIVGSFSDLPALVQASQNSSAIINLVGAINETKNQTFEDAHIIPVQQLIAAAKINHISRFIHISALGARIHARSRYHHTKYQAEELLRQSGLDFTILRPSFIFGKGNHTEKLLQRLTSFPLDLLQLYTFPCFGDGNNLLQPIHVDDVCEAIVRCLAHPDSIKKTIDLPGSEKVPFATLLVRTFQSLGKHAEFDRYGIKTILRHLHWAGTFLIALILIFSLVFQLLPLSAIVILLLIEILLLRFLLRAHSILIFPIPIWLVKPIFLILHTFSMKYPIIQPPIGIDALLMLEEDNIGDPSTYQKLLNLSPRPFSTEADLPSPSAPPLHRPLKKIYA encoded by the coding sequence ATGGCTAAACTCTTTATCACAGGAGTAAGCGGCTTCCTTGGCTACCATCTGATTCCCCGCCTGCTTAAAAACGGATACTCCATCACTGCATGGGTTCGCTCTAAAAATGCTGGCGATCGTCTCGAGAAAATTTTCGGAATCGATTACATAGTGGGGTCATTCTCCGACCTGCCAGCCTTAGTCCAAGCCTCACAAAACTCATCTGCCATTATCAATCTTGTCGGCGCAATCAACGAAACCAAAAACCAGACTTTTGAAGACGCTCATATTATCCCCGTTCAGCAGCTCATAGCGGCTGCAAAAATTAATCATATCTCTCGGTTCATCCACATCAGCGCTCTTGGCGCACGCATCCACGCTCGGTCCCGCTATCATCATACAAAATATCAAGCAGAAGAGCTCCTGCGCCAATCTGGCCTCGATTTCACAATCCTACGCCCATCGTTCATCTTCGGCAAAGGTAACCACACAGAAAAACTCTTACAGCGCCTCACCTCATTCCCTCTCGACCTCCTACAGCTCTACACTTTCCCATGCTTCGGGGATGGCAATAACTTACTCCAACCCATCCACGTAGATGATGTCTGCGAAGCCATCGTTCGATGCCTCGCCCACCCAGACTCAATCAAAAAGACCATTGACTTACCTGGTAGCGAAAAAGTGCCTTTTGCTACACTCCTTGTCCGCACCTTTCAATCCTTGGGCAAGCACGCCGAATTTGACCGTTACGGAATCAAAACCATCCTCCGCCACCTTCACTGGGCTGGCACCTTCCTCATCGCTCTCATACTGATTTTCAGCCTCGTTTTTCAACTCTTACCGTTGAGCGCGATAGTCATACTCCTCCTAATAGAAATCCTCCTTCTCAGATTCCTTCTTCGTGCTCACTCCATCTTGATATTTCCGATCCCCATCTGGCTTGTTAAGCCCATTTTTCTGATCCTCCACACGTTTTCAATGAAGTATCCCATCATACAACCTCCCATCGGCATCGACGCTCTATTGATGCTAGAAGAAGACAACATCGGCGATCCATCAACTTACCAAAAACTACTCAATCTTTCTCCACGCCCATTTTCCACCGAAGCCGATCTCCCCTCGCCCTCGGCTCCCCCACTGCACAGGCCACTCAAAAAAATCTATGCATAA
- the cimA gene encoding citramalate synthase, with protein sequence MSEVPRVTLYDTTLRDGTQGEGFNLSVQDKLRIAEQLDACGFHYIEGGWPGSNDKDVEFFRLARGRVWQRAKLAAFGSTRRVGVRVEEDGQVRQLVEAGTPVVTIYGKTWLLHVREVLRTSPEENLAMIRDTVDYLVRQGREVIYDAEHCFDGYKDDAEYALACLRAAAEAGASYVVLCDTNGGTMPDEVRAITAEVIKCLPGVRVGVHTHNDCGLGVANALAGVLAGASQVQGTMNGYGERTGNCNLTTVVPNLQLKLGIEVLPRESLARWRELSLFVDEVANQRPDSRAPFVGLSAFAHKGGTHVNAVNKLARSYEHIDPQLVGNRQRILVNELSGRTNIALKAREMGINLDEKAEVTQALLREIKRLEHEGYEFEAADASLELLIRRGLGESRALFELLDYHVSIRNSVRHAYALAEATVKIRVGEKSAYTVAEATGPVAALDLALRQALAEFYPRLREVKLTDYKVRIIDSARATWAKTRVLLESAWGERSWTTVGVSESIIEASWLALVDSLEYGYFVMQRWS encoded by the coding sequence ATGAGTGAAGTGCCGCGTGTGACGTTGTATGATACGACTTTGCGGGATGGGACGCAGGGGGAGGGGTTTAATTTGTCTGTGCAGGATAAGTTGCGGATTGCGGAGCAGTTGGATGCTTGTGGGTTTCATTATATTGAGGGGGGGTGGCCTGGCTCGAATGATAAGGATGTGGAGTTTTTTCGGTTGGCTAGGGGGCGGGTGTGGCAGCGGGCGAAGTTGGCGGCTTTTGGGAGCACGCGTCGGGTGGGGGTGAGGGTGGAGGAGGATGGGCAGGTGCGGCAGTTGGTGGAGGCGGGGACGCCTGTGGTGACGATTTATGGGAAGACGTGGCTTTTGCATGTGAGGGAGGTGTTGCGGACGTCGCCGGAGGAGAATTTGGCGATGATTCGGGATACGGTGGATTATTTGGTGAGGCAGGGGAGGGAGGTGATTTATGATGCGGAGCATTGTTTTGATGGGTATAAGGACGATGCGGAGTATGCGCTGGCTTGTCTGCGCGCGGCAGCGGAGGCGGGGGCGAGTTATGTTGTGCTTTGTGATACGAATGGGGGGACGATGCCGGATGAGGTGCGGGCAATTACGGCTGAGGTGATTAAATGTTTGCCGGGCGTCCGTGTGGGGGTGCATACGCATAATGATTGTGGGTTGGGGGTGGCTAATGCTTTGGCTGGGGTGTTGGCGGGGGCTTCGCAGGTGCAGGGGACGATGAATGGGTATGGGGAGAGGACGGGGAATTGTAATTTGACGACAGTGGTGCCGAATTTGCAGCTTAAGTTGGGGATAGAGGTGTTGCCGAGGGAGTCCTTAGCTCGGTGGCGGGAGCTTTCGCTTTTTGTGGATGAGGTGGCTAATCAACGTCCGGATTCGCGTGCGCCGTTTGTGGGGTTGTCGGCCTTTGCTCATAAGGGGGGGACGCATGTGAATGCGGTAAATAAGTTGGCACGTAGTTATGAGCATATTGATCCGCAGTTGGTGGGGAACCGCCAGCGAATTTTGGTGAATGAGCTTTCGGGGCGGACGAACATTGCGCTGAAGGCACGGGAGATGGGGATCAATTTGGATGAAAAGGCTGAGGTGACGCAGGCTTTGTTGCGGGAGATTAAGCGGCTTGAGCATGAGGGGTATGAGTTTGAGGCGGCGGATGCGTCGTTGGAGTTGTTGATACGGAGGGGGCTTGGGGAGAGTCGTGCGTTGTTTGAGCTTTTGGATTATCATGTTTCGATTCGTAATAGTGTGCGGCATGCTTATGCGTTGGCTGAGGCGACGGTGAAGATACGGGTGGGGGAAAAGTCTGCGTATACGGTGGCAGAGGCGACTGGTCCTGTTGCGGCTTTGGATCTGGCTTTGCGTCAGGCGTTGGCGGAGTTTTATCCGCGATTGAGGGAGGTGAAGCTTACGGACTATAAGGTGCGGATTATTGATTCGGCGCGAGCTACGTGGGCTAAGACGCGTGTGCTTTTGGAGAGTGCTTGGGGGGAGAGGAGTTGGACGACGGTGGGTGTATCGGAGAGTATTATTGAGGCTTCGTGGTTGGCTTTGGTGGATAGCTTGGAGTATGGGTATTTTGTTATGCAGCGGTGGAGTTGA
- a CDS encoding MoaD/ThiS family protein, with the protein MTVTIPTPLRNLTSGRDTVEAQGRTVQELISDLERQHPGIRERLLDPQGQLRRFINIYINGEDIRFLNDLATPIQPTDEISIVPAVAGG; encoded by the coding sequence ATGACCGTAACAATCCCCACCCCCCTCCGCAACCTCACCTCCGGCCGCGACACCGTCGAAGCCCAAGGCCGCACCGTCCAAGAACTCATCTCCGATCTCGAACGTCAACACCCCGGCATCCGCGAGCGCCTCCTCGACCCCCAAGGACAACTCCGCCGCTTCATCAACATCTACATCAACGGCGAAGACATCCGATTCCTCAACGACCTCGCCACCCCCATCCAACCCACCGATGAAATCTCCATCGTCCCCGCCGTCGCCGGCGGCTAA